The Streptomyces cynarae genome contains a region encoding:
- a CDS encoding glycosyltransferase family 4 protein: MTGRQIFFVANEVNELGGVGRWQTQMARLLAERGHRVTIIGVSPPQMPMNLGENPPFETLTLYERRPPAHHRPRPLLGRFDPAVREQEADRRAAAERLSRIFRAARPGAVIIVTQVWAMEWVARADTAGHPVIGISHESFEASRASSRFERVLTYYRNVDRLLVLTQEDADLWVGEGLNNVGFMPNPLPLTPGTPSPRTEKAVACIGRLSHDKGVDLLLDVWAQAAPRQPGWILRIHGAGEKETELRQQCAELNLDDSVEWAGQTDDVTEALRRSSVCVQSSRREGFPLVLLEAMACGVPCVAFDCSPGVREIVRDGEDGLLARHGSTSELARHLVRLMSDEKLRDTLGTRARENVRRFAPDVITRRWEELFDFLER; encoded by the coding sequence ATGACGGGCCGTCAGATCTTCTTCGTCGCCAACGAGGTCAACGAACTGGGCGGCGTGGGCCGCTGGCAGACCCAGATGGCCCGGCTGCTCGCGGAGCGCGGACACCGCGTGACGATCATCGGTGTCTCCCCGCCCCAGATGCCGATGAACCTCGGCGAGAACCCGCCCTTCGAGACCCTCACCCTGTACGAGCGGCGTCCCCCGGCCCATCACCGGCCGCGCCCACTGCTGGGCCGGTTCGACCCGGCGGTCCGCGAGCAGGAGGCGGACAGGCGCGCCGCCGCCGAACGGCTTTCCCGCATCTTCCGCGCCGCCCGCCCCGGCGCCGTCATCATCGTGACCCAGGTCTGGGCGATGGAGTGGGTGGCGCGCGCGGACACCGCCGGGCACCCGGTGATCGGCATAAGCCACGAGTCCTTCGAGGCCTCCCGCGCGTCCTCGCGCTTCGAGCGGGTGCTGACGTACTACAGGAACGTGGACCGGTTGCTGGTCCTCACCCAGGAGGACGCCGACCTTTGGGTGGGCGAGGGCCTGAACAACGTCGGCTTCATGCCGAACCCGCTGCCGCTGACACCGGGCACCCCCTCACCGCGCACGGAGAAGGCGGTGGCCTGCATCGGCCGGCTCAGCCACGACAAGGGTGTCGACCTGCTGCTGGACGTGTGGGCTCAGGCCGCGCCCAGGCAGCCCGGCTGGATCCTGCGCATCCACGGAGCAGGCGAGAAGGAGACCGAGCTCCGGCAGCAGTGCGCGGAACTGAACCTGGACGACTCGGTGGAGTGGGCGGGGCAGACCGACGACGTGACCGAGGCGCTGCGCCGATCCTCGGTGTGCGTGCAGTCCTCCCGCCGGGAGGGCTTTCCGCTCGTCCTGCTGGAGGCCATGGCGTGCGGGGTGCCGTGTGTGGCGTTCGACTGCTCACCCGGCGTGCGGGAGATCGTCCGCGACGGCGAGGACGGGCTGCTGGCCCGGCACGGCAGCACTTCCGAACTGGCCCGCCACCTCGTGCGGTTGATGTCCGACGAGAAGCTGCGCGACACGCTGGGGACGCGGGCGCGGGAGAACGTGCGGCGTTTCGCCCCCGACGTGATCACCCGCCGGTGGGAGGAGCTCTTCGACTTCCTGGAGCGCTGA